A stretch of Chloroflexota bacterium DNA encodes these proteins:
- a CDS encoding universal stress protein, whose translation MAARVLVPLDGSDLAARAIPWARELATAIGADVELLEVVPVDSNSQEGLLAAGEETEALRRGRALMLDGGRVECRVIHGSPADSIVARAAASGAELIVMASHGRGGVIRAVLGSVTADVLRQSPAPVLVVRANLAAVARPPRRILVALDGTDLSESIIRRTLPLIQRLGATVVLCSVASLPPQAIPVQGAMIPVPAGEVHTPAERADYVDRVASQMRDQSLVVEARVGVGDPAGVIASTAADAGVDVIAMATHGRSGLERWALGSVTEVVIRDAGVPVLAVHPVPPDSAS comes from the coding sequence ATGGCGGCTCGCGTGTTGGTGCCCCTCGATGGATCTGATCTCGCGGCCCGGGCGATACCGTGGGCGCGCGAGCTTGCCACGGCGATCGGCGCCGACGTCGAGCTGTTGGAGGTGGTGCCTGTCGACTCGAACTCGCAAGAGGGGCTGCTGGCGGCGGGCGAAGAAACGGAGGCTCTTCGCCGCGGCCGCGCGCTGATGCTGGACGGCGGGCGGGTCGAGTGCCGGGTCATCCACGGATCACCGGCCGACAGCATCGTGGCGCGGGCGGCGGCCAGCGGCGCCGAGCTGATCGTGATGGCGAGCCATGGACGCGGCGGGGTCATCCGTGCCGTGCTGGGGAGCGTCACGGCCGACGTGCTGCGCCAATCGCCTGCGCCCGTGCTGGTCGTCCGCGCGAACCTCGCGGCCGTGGCGCGGCCGCCTCGGCGTATTCTCGTCGCGCTGGACGGCACCGATCTGTCCGAGTCCATCATTCGCAGAACCTTGCCCCTCATCCAGCGGCTCGGCGCGACGGTGGTCCTGTGCTCGGTCGCGAGCCTGCCCCCGCAGGCGATCCCGGTGCAGGGGGCAATGATCCCGGTGCCCGCGGGCGAGGTTCACACGCCGGCCGAGCGCGCGGACTACGTCGACCGCGTCGCGAGCCAGATGCGCGATCAGTCGCTCGTCGTGGAAGCGCGGGTTGGGGTCGGGGATCCGGCCGGCGTGATCGCGAGCACGGCGGCGGACGCCGGCGTCGACGTCATCGCCATGGCCACCCATGGCCGAAGCGGGCTGGAACGCTGGGCGCTCGGCAGCGTCACGGAGGTCGTCATTCGCGACGCGGGGGTTCCGGTCCTTGCTGTTCACCCCGTGCCGCCGGATTCAGCCTCCTGA